The DNA region TTTTTCTTGAATAAAATATGCCATACGAGAGCTGTCTAAAATTCCAGCCATTCCAAGAATTCTATTTCTTTCAAAACCACTCTCTCTTAGTGCTACATATGTCATAGCATCTAAAGGGTTTGAAACCATAATAATAATTGCATTTGGAGAGTAAGTTTTTATATCTCTTACAACTTCGCGAGTGATTTGAGCATTTTTTAAAAGAAGGTCATCTCTACTCATACCAGGTAAACGAGGACTTCCTGCAGTTACAACAACAACATCACAATCTTTAAGTTGTTCAGGCTCTTCAGCTACTGAAACAATAGTATGGCTTCTAGCAGCTGCAGCTGCCTGACTCATATCTAATGCTTTACCTTTAGCAATATCAATTTTGTTATCTCGAAGTATGATTTCATGGCAAGAACCATTCATTGCAAGAATAAAAGCAACTGTAGAACCAACATTTCCAGCTCCAACTATTCCGACTCGTTTTCCTTTTCCCATGGGCAATCCTTTAGTAGTAAATTTTTAAGCCTGCCTAATTCGGGGAGACTATAGAAGGTATTTGTTAGTATAAAACAAATTGAAAGATAAACGAATAAAACTTCACCTCTGCGAAATTTTACTCACCTATCCTGTGTAGCTTCCCCACACCTTTTGGTGCGGGAAAGATAAATTATGCGATTGATTCGATAATTTTGTTGAGAGTTTCGCTTGGGCGCATTGCCTTTTCAGCTTTTTCATCATCTGGCATAAAGTATCCACCAATATCAGATGGTTTACCTTCAACAGCAAGAAGTTCATCAAGAATTTTTTGTTCATTCTCTTTAAGAGCTTTAGCAACAGAAGCAAACTTCTCTGCCAACTCTTTATCATCACTATTAGCAAGTGCATCTGCCCAGTATAGTGCAAGATAGAAGTGACTTGCTTTGTTATCAGGCTCACCACACTTTCTACCTGGTGCTTTGTTGTTATCAAGGTAAGCTTCGTTAGCTTTATCTAATGCTTCACAAAGTGCTTTAACCTTGTTGTCATTTGTTTTATTGAAAATCATTCTTAGGCTTTCAGCCAATGCAAGGAATTCTCCAAGGCTATCCCATCGTAGGTGGCTCTCTTTCAAGAACTGCTCAACATGCTTAGGAGCTGATCCACCTGCACCTGTTTCAAACAATCCACCACCAGCAAGAAGTGGAACAATACTCATCATTTTCGCACTTGTTCCAAGCTCTAAAATTGGGAATAAGTCTGTTAGGTAGTCACGAAGAACGTTACCAGTAACAGAGATTGTATTTAGACCTGCTCGGCTTCGTTTAACAGTATACTTCATTGCAAGTTCAGGTGCCATAATATGGTACTCAATTGGCTCTTTTTCAAGATGCTCTGGCAAGTACTCTAAAACTTTTTTGATAAGGTTTGAATCATGCGCTCTGTTTGAATCAAGCCAGAATACAATAGGATCACCAGTAAGTTTACCACGCTCATGTGCCAATCGAACCCAGTCTTTAACCGCAATATCTTTTGCTTTATAAAGTCTCCAGATGTCACCTTTTTCAACTTTATGGCTCATCAAGACGTTACCATCTTGATCTTTAACTTCCATAACACCATCTTCAGCACAGCGGAAAGTGAATGGATGGCTTCCATACTCTTCAGCTTTTTTCGCCATAAGACCAACGTTGCTAACGTGACCCATAGTTGCAACATCAAACTGACCATTCTCTTTACAATCTTCTAGCATTGCACTATACATTCTTGCATAACTTCTATCAGGAATAACAGCTACACACTCTTGAAGCTCACCATCTTTGTTCCACATTTTTCCGCCTTCACGGATAACTGGAGGCATAGAAGCATCAATAATGATGTCATTAGAGAAGTGTAGGTTTGTAATACCTTTATCGCTGTCAACCATTGCGATGTTTGGCTCACCTTTTTCAACAACAGCTTTTAAAGCAGCTTCAATCTCATCTTTTTTATCTGACTTTTCGATCTTTTTAAGAAGGTCACCGATTCCAAGATCTGGATTTACACCAAGTTTTTCGAACTCATCAGCATATTTTTCAAATACATCTTTGAAGAAAACGCTAACAGCATGACCAAAGATAATTGGGTCACTAACTTTCATCATAGTAGCTTTCAAGTGTACAGACCAAAGAAGTCCCTTCTCTTTTGCATCCTCAATAGTTTTTGCTAAGAATGCTCTTAAAGCTTTAGCTGACATGAAAGTAGATGAAACAAGCTCTTTATCTTCAACTTCCAAAGTTTTTAGGCATTTACCATTTAGTTCGATGCTAAGTGTTGCATCTTTATCCATAATAACAGACTGCTCATTTTCATAGAAGTCACCACCATCCATGTAAGCAACATATGCTTTACAATCTGGTGAGAATGGCTTCAATCTATGAGGATTTTTCTGAGCAAATTTTTTAACTGCAGCTGCTGCACGTCGGTCACTGTTACCCTCACGAAGAACTGGGTTAACTGCAGAACCAAGACAAGTAGCATATTTTGCAGCAATCTCTTTCTCTTCATCAGTTTGAGGATCTTCTGGAAAATCAGGAAGATCAAACCCTTTTTTCTGAAGCTCTTCAATAGTAGCTTTAAGCTGAGGAATAGAAGCTGAAATGTTTGGTAATTTAATAATATTTGCTTCTGGTTTTTTTACAAGTTCACCAAGAGCTGCAAGGTTATCAGGAATACGCTGATCTTCACGTAGTCTCTCAGGGAACTGAGAAATAACACGTCCAGCAAGAGATATATCACACTGCTCAATATCAACGCCAGCTGTCTTCAAGAAGTTTTTAACAATTGGAAAGAGCGAATAAGTAGCTAAAGCCGGTGCCTCATCGATCTTCGTCCAGATAATCTTTTGTTCTGCCATTAGGTTCTCCTATTTATGGTTTATATTTGATGTGTAAATAATATCAGTTAAAGAATTAGTTTTTTACTAAACTTCTTCTAAGCTCATATATAAAACGCAAATGTGTTTCATTTGTTAACACTTTTTAGAGCTTTCAGATGCGATTTGTAACTCTTTGTAAATATATGTCTGCCATTTTTACCTTTTACAAAGTATAAATAATTAACATTTGCAGGTTTAATTGCCGCTTTTAGTGCATATAATGAAACACTTCCTACAGGAGTTGGAGGCAATCCTTTATATTTGTACGTATTAAAATGTGACTTGTCACTCTTTATTCTTCTTTTTGTAACCTTTATATGCGAATATTTCCCATAATTTAGTGTTCCATCCATCTGCAGACGCATATGTTTTCTTAGTCGATTATATATAACTGCTGATATTATTGGCATTTCATCTTTGTTTGCTGCCTCTTTTTGTATGATTGATGCAATCGTTACATAACGAAACCATTTAGTCTCATTGTATACTCCAAAAATCTTTTTAGCCAAACGTTTATGACGTTCTATTGATTTAGAAATTAGATAATTCATAAGATGCTCTTCACTTATACCCATTGGAATGTAGTAAGTATCAGGCCAAATCACTCCATCCATATATGGTGCATATTTTTTATAAGCAACAAAGAGTTTTCTTTTATCCAAACCTAACTTTTTTGCAAGCTGGGAGATAAATAGTTCAGATGTTTCACCAGGAACTAGTGTTACTTTTACTATTGCTGCTTTTGCATGAGTAATTTTATAAAGCAAATCTGCTTTTGTTAATCTGGTTGTTCCAATTTCAATCCAACCTTGCTGCGGATATCCAAAAAATCTCAAAAGATACTTGTCAAGTAGATTTAAATCTATGCCGTTTTTATGCAAATATGATATAATCGCCGTCTGCGAGCCAGATGGAAGAAATAGCACAAGACTGGTTTTTACAGGTTGGGTTAGATAAAAACAGAGTGATAAAATGATAACAACTACAACAAAGATACTCCATTCAACTATTCTCAAGATATTTTTGCTCATCTCTTTTCTTTTTATTTTAATAATTTTTTTACTTGCCAAAGGTATTGAAATTTCAGAAATTAATTTACCAGGATTTAAAATTCAGCAATTCTACATTAAACTAGATAAAAAGCTGATCATCTCTATAAAAAGTGTAAAAATTAAAGCTAAAAAAGAGTCAAGCAAAACAGTAAATGAAGTTAACAATATTGTAAAAGTTATCCAATACTTGCCACACTATTTTCAAAAGGTAAATGTAGAGAATCTTCAAGTAGGGCAAAAAAATATAAATTTACTGTATGACAATAATATATTTCATATTGATACAGATATTCTACATCTCTCATCAACCCTATCATATAATCCTAAATTAAAAGTAATTTCTGTAAATATTAAGGAGTTATATTTAAATGATTCTCAAATAAATTTAAATGGTCAATTTAACTATTTAATAATGAAAAAAAAATGGACTGGTAAAGGAGTTTACAAAACTTTTAAAATAAATGGAAGTTTTTTAGTAACCTATGAAAATGAAACTATAAATTTTAAACTAAACTCAAATGAAACCTCTTCAATAAAAGAGTTAATAGATTATATTGCACCTCCTGAACCGATCAAGGTATGGATTTACCCAAAAATTCCTGCAAAAAGATATAAATTACATTATCTGACTGGTAGCATAAAACTAAAAAAAGATGGTTCAATAGAATTTGATCCACAAAAACTAAAAGCTTTTGCAACAGCTTATAATGCGAATATACATTTTAACAGTAATGTTCCTCCGGTATCTACAAAACAGATAGATATTACATTAAAAAATAATACTCTCTCTTTTAAACTATACGATCCAATATATGAAGGAAAAAAATTAAATGGTAGTTATGTACAAATAAGGAATTTAACAAACAGCAAAGCTGAATTAGATGCACATATTGTAGTGAATGACAAAATAGACAATTCTATAAAAACTATTTTGTCAGCTTACGATATACATCTGCCTTTTGTACAAACTGAAGGTTTAACAGATGCAACAGTAGATTTTACAGTAAAATTAGTAACCGGTGAAGTAATAAAATATGAAGGAGACTATAAGTCAAAACAGGCAACATTACTCTTTGATGATACAATTAAGTTACCTGTAAAAAATTTACATGTAATTTCTAAAGACTCTAAGATTATAATAAAACCCTGCAAAATAAGCTTTATCCCACATATTGATGCAACAATAAATGGCTCAATAGATCTTTATAATAAAAAAGGTGAATTTATTTCTCAAATAAAAAGATTACAATACAGCTATAACTCTATACCTCTAATCAAAATAATAGATCAAAAACTTCCAATTAAAATGAATTTCAACGATAGAGTAACTTTTGAAGCACCTGAATTAAACTTGATTTTTTCCTATAAGTCTGGTGGAAGCATCAAAGTAGTTTCTAAAGATATAAAGCCAATAGTTCCATATTTAAAAGGACCACTTTTACCAATAAAAGGTGGAAAAATAGAAATAGTTTATTCATTGCAAAAATTAGAAGCAGACGGCTTTATAAACTACTCTAATAACTTTTTAACATACAACAATCAGCCAATAGAAAAGTTTTCTTTTCAAGTAAAAAGAGACAAACTGCAAACTACTGCAGCACTAAATAGTAATATTTTTATTACATTACAAAAAAATAGAACCTTTATAAATACAATAGGTGTAGATATTTATATAGATAATTTATTAAAAACAATAGAGCCATATACTCAAAAGGTTAGTAATAAAACTAAAACAACTAAACAAATTTTTCATATAAAAGGTAAAAACAGTATTTTATATTATAAAAATATAGAGCTTCCCTGCTCTTCCTATAGTGCAATATTAAAAACTAATCCATTAAATATTAAATTTATTTCTCAACATAACGACGGAGAGATTAGAGGGATTATTGAAAAGAGTTATATAAATATAACCGGCAAACAGATTCCAGATTATGTAATACGTAAAATTACTACTTTAGACTATATTTATGGTGGACTTTTTGACTTTAATGCAATTGGTGATATTAATAATTTCAAAGGTACTATATTAGTACATAATAGTTTATGGGCAAAAAATGCTTTTTATAACAATGTATTAGCAATGCTAAATACTATACCTGCAGTTTTAACACTAAAAAATCCTGGATTTAGTAATAAAGGATTTAAAATAAAAGAAGGTGCTATTCAATACCACTATCAAGACAATATACTATATTTTGACAATATTTTAATGAATGGAGATAGTGCCCAAATAACAGGTAGAGGAAAGATCAACTTTAAATCTGAAACTATACTGATGTTAATGCAGATTCACTTTTTAGAAAATCTTACTAATATACTAAATAAAATTCCTATAGCCGGATATTTAATCTTTGGCGATGACGGAACTATGGCTGTTACACTAAACATTAACGGTTATTTAGAAAATCCAAAAGTAACTACTGAAACAGTAAAAGATGTAGTACAAGTGCCTCTCAATATTTTAGAGAGAACACTTAAACTACCGTTTAAACTATTTGAATAAATATAAATTTTTTATTCGTTTCTTAAAACTTTCAATGCATCAATTTGAGAAGCTTTCTTGGCTGGATAGAGTGAAGAGAGAAGTGTAATAACAAATGCACCAACTATAATGCTTATAAAATCTTTTAAGTCAAGATCTAGTGGTAATCGGCTGGTACCATAAACATCTTCAGGCAAAGATATAATATCAAAATGCTTTAAAATCTCCATACCACTTAAACCTAAAAGTGTACCAATAAATACACCACCGACACCTATTATGAGTCCTAGTCTGAAAAATATATGCAAAATCTCTTTTTTTGATGCACCAAGTGAGAGCAGAAGTGCAACTTCACTTCTACGATTCATAACAGTCATTAAAAGAGAACTCACAATATTCAAAGATGCTATAAGAATAATAAGCATTAAAACAATGAAGAGTGCTCGTTTCTCCATCTGCATTGCTGCAAAAAAGTTACCATTTTGCTGCCACCACCCAATAATACCAACTGTTGATGGAAGCTCTGATTTTATAAGTTCAATATCACGCATAGGTTTTTTAGAATCTATATGAATACCGTCATACTCTCCAGGCTTGCGCTTGAAAATCTTTTCAAAACTTTTAAAAGATGTGTAGTAGTAACTCTCATCATATGCATTAAGCCCTGATCTAAAAATACCATCAACTTTAAAACGTTTAGAAAGAGGCATTAAAGATAGACCGGCAGGCTCCATCTTTGAAAACAAAAACATAATTTTATCTCCAATGCCAATACCAAGCTCATCTGCCAATGGTCTTCCTATAATAACGCCATACTTTCCAAAAGGCTTAGTATAAGCTTTTGCAAAAACCTCATTTACCTCTTTCTCACGCTCAGGGTCTATACCAAAAAAGAGTCCTCCTTTAAGAGTTCCTCCCTTTCTAACAAGTGCTTGACTCTGCATATATGGACTGAATTTAAGATCTAAAAATTTATTTTCAAGAGACTCTAGCAATTCATTGTCTATGGCACCACGAACTTTTGGGTAAATTGTCAAAGGATAGTTCATAACAAATAGACGTTTTTCAAACTCTTTTTCCATTCCATTCATTATTGCCATAGCGATAATCAGTACCATTACACCAATAGCAATACCAAAAAATGCAAGGATAGCAGATAAGAAGATAAAGGGGTGTTCACGGTCAAAGCGCAAATAACGCTTGACCATTGTATTTACAAATTTACTGTTCATGCGTTGTTTGCAAGAACTCCACGTTTTGGTCCGCTTTTACCACAACACTGCTTATATTTTTTTCCACTACCGCAAGGGCAAGGATCATTTCTTGCAGGTTTCTTTTTCTTTATAGGAGCTTGTTCAGGCTCTTTATTTGTAGAGAAGTTTTCTAGTTCAGACTCCATTTGCTCTCTCATCTTTTCGATAGCAGCCTGCTCTTTTTCAATCTCCTCTTCATTTTTAAAGCGAACCAGATATAGAGTTTTAAGAGTCTCTCGTTTAATAGATTCAACAAGTTCAGTAAATAGGTTATAACTCTCTTTTTTATACTCAACAAGAGGATCTTTTTGGTTATATCCTCGTAAACCAATACCTGTTTTTAATATATCCATCTGATAAAGATGCTCTCTCCAAGCATTATCTAATACTTGAAGATAGAGAATACGTTCAATTTCATCACGTTGTTCAGGGTGAAGAACTCCCATTTTGGCTTCATATCTTTCTTTAAGTTGTTCTAACAGATATTCAAAAAGCTCACTGTAATCTTTATCTTTTAACTCATCTTCTTCAAAAGCTTCACCCAACTCTTCTAGAATTTTAAGTCGTAACTTCTCCAAATCAAAATCTTCTCTAGGAGCACCCTCGTAAATTCCACACTCCATCATTAAGCTTTGCAAGTACTCTTCACGAATTGCATCTATTTTGGCATTAATATCAAACTCAGGATTAAGAAGTTCATGACGGAATCTGTAGATGATTTTACGCTGTTCATTTGCAACATCATCATACTCAAGAAGATGTTTACGAGACTCAAAATGTAGGTTTTCAACTTTCTTTTGAGCTTTTTCAACAGCTCGTGTCACCATTTTTGACTCGATATACTCACCCTCTTCTACTCCCATTCGATCCATTATAGTCTTAATGCGCTCACTTCCAAAAATTCTAAGAAGATGATCTTCAAGACTCAAATAGAAACGACTTTCACCTGGATCACCCTGTCGTCCAGCCCGACCTCGCAACTGGTTATCTATACGTCGGCTTTCATGGCGTTCAGTACCTATGATATAAAGACCGCCAAGCTCACGAACTTCATCATCTATCTTAATATCAACACCACGACCTGCCATATTGGTTGCAATAGTTACAGCACCTTTTTTACCAGCATCTTTAATGATTTCAGCTTCATGTTCATGATTCTTTGCATTCAAAACATTGTGTGGAATCTTCTCTTTTTTAAGAAGAGCATGTAAGACTTCTGATTTTTCAATAGAAGCAGTACCTACCAATACAGGCTGACCCTTTTTATTTCTCTCTTTAATATCACGAATTACAGCATCAAACTTTTCACGCTCTGTTTTATAGATAAGGTCAGGTTGATCTTTTCTTTGTACAGGAACATTTGTTGGAATAGAGATAACATCTAAATTATAAATTTCTGCAAACTCTGTAGCTTCTGTTTGAGCAGTACCAGTCATACCTGCAAGTTTTTCATACATACGGAAGTAGTTTTGGAAAGTAATATCGGCTAATGTTTGAGACTCCTCTTTAATCTCAACACCCTCTTTTGCTTCTAACGCCTGATGTAATCCTTCACTAAATCTTCTACCTTCTGAAAGCCTTCCTGTAAACTCATCAACTATTACAATTTCTCCATCTTTTACAACATAATCGACATCTTTTTCAAAAAGATGGTGAGCTTTGAGAGCTTGATCAAGATGGTGAGCCAGTACAGCATTTTCCATAGCATAAAGGTTGTCAACACCAAATAGTTTCTCTGCTTTTTCTATACCTTTTTCTGTTACAAGAATAACACGATTCTTCTCATCAACCGTAAAGTCTTCATCTCTTACCATTTGACGTGCGACTTTATCGGCTCTTGTATAGTTTTCAAGCTTGCTGCTTGTTGGTCCTGAAATAATAAGAGGAGTTCTAGCTTCATCAATCAAGATAGAGTCAACTTCATCGACAATAGCAAAATAGTGATCACGTTGCACCATCTCATCAAGAGAGTATTTCATATTATCACGAAGGTAGTCAAAGCCAAACTCATTGTTGGTTCCATATGTTATATCTGCATCATATTGAGCTTTTCTTGTAGCATCATCAATGATGTCTGCTGTAATAGTTCCTACTGAATAACCTAAAAACTCATAAATTTTTCCCATTTCACTGGAGTCACGTTTAGCCAAGTAGTCATTAACTGTGACAACATGAACTCCACGCCCAAGCATTGCATTTAAAACAACAGGTAAAGTTGCAACAAGTGTTTTACCCTCACCTGTTTTCATCTCAGCAATCTTGTTATCATGAAGCACCATACCACCTATCAACTGCACATCAAAATGACGCATACCTAAAGTACGTTTAGAAGCTTCACGAGTGATTGCAAATGAGTCAAAAAGAACATCATCTAGTGTAGCAGAACCACTTTGAACCTGCTCTTTCAACTCATTAAATGCAGCTTTTAGCTCATCATCACTCATCTTCTCATATTTTGGCTCTAAAGCATTGATTTTTGCAACTTTTTTCTTATATTTTTTTAACTCTCTGTCATTTGCTGTTCCAACAATAGCACGAAAAAGCGACTTGATCATATTGTATTAACCTTTATTATAAACCTGATAAACAGATAAAATGTACCATATTTTTTTGATTAATGAAACATTTTATCCGCTTTTATCTATTTTTAGTAGACGATTTTATCACACTTTTACAAAGCTTTATATAAAATCAAAATTATGAAACGAATAACAATAATAATGCTTTTTGCATCAACACTCTTAGCAGAACTTCCTGTCCCTGATCAGATTCAAGCTGATTTTCACCAAACAGTAGTTAACTCAGAAAATAATCAAACATTAAACTATACTGGTTCTGTTTTTATGAAATTTCCAAATGAGGCAAAATGGATCTACAAACAACCAATTGAAAAGATAATCTGTTTAATGCAAAATCGTGCTTGGGTTATAGAACCAGAATTAGAACAAGCAACACTCTTTCAATTAGATAAAGCTGTTCCTGTTTTAAAGATTTTGAAAAAAGCTCAACAGATTGATACACATAAATATAAAGCACTCTATGAAGGCATAGAGTACATCATAATAACAGACAGTAAAGATCAAATAAAACAGATCAAATATATAGATGATTTAGGCAATAGTGTACTACTGACTTTTGAAAAAATAAAAACCAAACTTATAGATCCATCTTTTTTAAAGTGTACTATTCCTGAAGATTACGATATTATAGATGGTCGATACTAAAATAATTTACTTTTTGATGCAACATAAGCATATCCCCATGCACATAAACTCAAAATAATATAGATCGCTAATATAAAGATCATCTGTTCAGGTCTTGTTTGATACTCATACCAAACAATCAATACAGCTCCTATAACAAGACCAATAATTGTAGTAATACCCATTAAAGTAGAAGAGTTTGTCAAATGCCGAATTTTAAAATTGGCTATTGCCATAAGAAGAGATACAAAAAGAAAAGTTATACTTCCAAACTCTAAAATAAGACGTAATCCTCCAACTAAGATTAATACAGAAGCTGTGATTGCCATAGCCAAAATTGCATATGTTGGAATTGTACCTTTACGCTTACATAAAATATTTGGTAAATAACGATCATCTGCAATTCTAGCCATTTGACGAGATGAACCAAACATTGTACTACTTATAGCTGATGATGTTGCAAGAATTGCACCAATAATTACCAAATCTCGTCCAAATGCTCCCATAACCTTTTCTGCACCAAATGCAAGTGCATACTCTTTATTTTGAATCAAATCATCAACTGGAATAGCTATAATAGAACTTAATGAGATAATAAAATAGATAGTTGCTACCAATAATAAAGAGATATAAATTGCCCTAGGAATATTTTTTTCAGGACTATCCATCTCTTTTACTCCATTTATTACTAGCTGGAATCCTTCATATGCAACAAATGTAATTGAAGCAACAATAAGAATATCTATATGATTTATACGTTCTAAATCATTTCCAACAGTCTTATAAAATGTTTTTAGATCCATATTATTATCAGCATAGATAAGCATCATAGAAATAACAAATAAAATAGCAAGCTTTGCATAAACCATGGCATCTTCCAATTTTCCCATACCCTTAACACTCCAAAGATTGATAAAAGCAAAGATCCAAATAATTATTATTGCAAAACATTTACGCATCAATTCATTATGGGCAAATTCTGTACCACTAATAGTATATGATGAAAAAGTATAAGCATATAGAGCAAGTGTAGAGATATATCCAAAAATTGTATACCAACCTATAAAAGAAGCAGCTAAATGAGAATTAGGATATGTACGTTGAAAAAAAGCATATGTCGCACCCTCATCTTTATAATAGACTCCCAATTTTACATAAGCATAAGCAGCAAAAAATGCAATTAATCCACCTAATACAATAGCAAATGGTGCCAATGAACCTATCATAGATACAGAAATTCCCAATATTGTAAATATACCTCCTCCTACCATCCCTCCTATGGCAATTGCAATTAACTCTTTAAGTCCTAAACTTTTACACATAAAAAAACCTTTTTATCTATATTTTCTTGTTTTATATATTTTATTATATATTTTAAAGTTTTTTACAAATAAATAGAATTTTATTGTATATTTTTAATATGATTGTCTATCAGCATAGTAAGAGCTTCTAACTAGTGTTCCTGATGCAACTGCTTTAAAGCCCATCTCAACAGCCTTAGTTTCCATCTCTTCAAAAAACTCAGGTGGATAGTAGCAAATTACCGGATGGTGACTTGAAGATGGTTGCAGGTACTGCCCTATTGTTAACTCTTCTACACCTGCTTCAAGTAAATCTTTCATTGTTTCTATCAACTCTTTTTTACTCTCTCCAAGTCCTACCATTAAAGAAGATTTCACAGGACCACTGAAGTTTGTCGAGTAGTATTTTAAAACCTGCAAGGAGCGGTCATAATTGCTTTGTGAACGTATACTTGGTGAAAGGCGGCGTACTGTCTCTTCATTGTGTGCCAATTTATCGACACTACACTCTATAATACGTTCTAAAGCAGACTCATCTGCTTTGAAGTCTGGTGTAAGTAACTCTATTTTTACATCTGACACTATAGCTCGTATTGAAAGTACAACTGACTCAAAATGTTTTGCACCATAGTCTGGCAAATCATCCCGATCAACAGATGTAATAACAACATAGCTTAGCTCAAGCTCTTTAATAGTAGTGGCTATACGTTCTGGTTCTGTAGGATCTGGAGGCAATCCTCTACCTGTTTTTACATTACAAAAGCTACAAGCTCGAGTACAGGTATCGCCTAAGATCATAAATGTTGCTGTGCCACGCTGGTAACACTCTGCCCTATTTGGACAAGCACTCTCTTTACAAACCGTTGTAACACTGTTTTGTTGTAAAATATGATCTGTTTTTAAGATAAGTTCAGGATCTGGAGCTTTAACTTTAGGTTTATATGGTCTCATCAAATGCTTTACAAACTGATCTGACTATACTATCATTTACCTCATCTAAAGATAGTTGAATCCCCTCATTGGCAAGTGAAGTTGGAACTATACCTTTAATATTGCAAGGGCTAACCTGATTATGAAAAGAGAGATCTACATCTACATTAAGTGCCACACCATGAAGTGAAACACCAAAACGGTACCTAAAACCAAGTGAAGCAATTTTACGATTCTCAATATAATAACCAGGATTACCCTTATCATAACTTACATCAGGAAGAATAGAAGAGAAGAGATCTTCATAAACTCTTTTTACACTACGATAAAAAAGCAGAGGTTCTGTAACCTGAAAACAGAAGTAAGCTATAGCCTGTCCTTCAGAGTGGCAAGTTATGGAGCCTCCTCTATCACTCTTTACTGTTTTTACAGACCATTTACCGCAATCATCAGTTCCGACAGTAAAGATTGATGGGTGAGAGCATAAGATTAAATGGTTATCTTTATCTTTAGAAGCTTCGTTATGCACGTCTCTCATCTTCTCATATGCAACTTCATAGTCGACAACTCCCCATTTATGAAG from Hydrogenimonas thermophila includes:
- the mdh gene encoding malate dehydrogenase, which produces MGKGKRVGIVGAGNVGSTVAFILAMNGSCHEIILRDNKIDIAKGKALDMSQAAAAARSHTIVSVAEEPEQLKDCDVVVVTAGSPRLPGMSRDDLLLKNAQITREVVRDIKTYSPNAIIIMVSNPLDAMTYVALRESGFERNRILGMAGILDSSRMAYFIQEKLGYGTGQIRASVMGGHGDDMVPLPRYSTVAGVPLNDLLTDEEIDEIVERTKHGGAEIVSYLKTGSAYYAPAKSTTIMVEAILKDTKQIYPCAVYLDGEYGYSDVVSGVPVSIGANGAEDIINVSLNACERKMFKKSVESVRKLIDTLNENNFFEDCK
- a CDS encoding NADP-dependent isocitrate dehydrogenase; the protein is MAEQKIIWTKIDEAPALATYSLFPIVKNFLKTAGVDIEQCDISLAGRVISQFPERLREDQRIPDNLAALGELVKKPEANIIKLPNISASIPQLKATIEELQKKGFDLPDFPEDPQTDEEKEIAAKYATCLGSAVNPVLREGNSDRRAAAAVKKFAQKNPHRLKPFSPDCKAYVAYMDGGDFYENEQSVIMDKDATLSIELNGKCLKTLEVEDKELVSSTFMSAKALRAFLAKTIEDAKEKGLLWSVHLKATMMKVSDPIIFGHAVSVFFKDVFEKYADEFEKLGVNPDLGIGDLLKKIEKSDKKDEIEAALKAVVEKGEPNIAMVDSDKGITNLHFSNDIIIDASMPPVIREGGKMWNKDGELQECVAVIPDRSYARMYSAMLEDCKENGQFDVATMGHVSNVGLMAKKAEEYGSHPFTFRCAEDGVMEVKDQDGNVLMSHKVEKGDIWRLYKAKDIAVKDWVRLAHERGKLTGDPIVFWLDSNRAHDSNLIKKVLEYLPEHLEKEPIEYHIMAPELAMKYTVKRSRAGLNTISVTGNVLRDYLTDLFPILELGTSAKMMSIVPLLAGGGLFETGAGGSAPKHVEQFLKESHLRWDSLGEFLALAESLRMIFNKTNDNKVKALCEALDKANEAYLDNNKAPGRKCGEPDNKASHFYLALYWADALANSDDKELAEKFASVAKALKENEQKILDELLAVEGKPSDIGGYFMPDDEKAEKAMRPSETLNKIIESIA
- the mltG gene encoding endolytic transglycosylase MltG; the protein is MSKNILRIVEWSIFVVVVIILSLCFYLTQPVKTSLVLFLPSGSQTAIISYLHKNGIDLNLLDKYLLRFFGYPQQGWIEIGTTRLTKADLLYKITHAKAAIVKVTLVPGETSELFISQLAKKLGLDKRKLFVAYKKYAPYMDGVIWPDTYYIPMGISEEHLMNYLISKSIERHKRLAKKIFGVYNETKWFRYVTIASIIQKEAANKDEMPIISAVIYNRLRKHMRLQMDGTLNYGKYSHIKVTKRRIKSDKSHFNTYKYKGLPPTPVGSVSLYALKAAIKPANVNYLYFVKGKNGRHIFTKSYKSHLKALKSVNK
- a CDS encoding AsmA-like C-terminal domain-containing protein produces the protein MITTTTKILHSTILKIFLLISFLFILIIFLLAKGIEISEINLPGFKIQQFYIKLDKKLIISIKSVKIKAKKESSKTVNEVNNIVKVIQYLPHYFQKVNVENLQVGQKNINLLYDNNIFHIDTDILHLSSTLSYNPKLKVISVNIKELYLNDSQINLNGQFNYLIMKKKWTGKGVYKTFKINGSFLVTYENETINFKLNSNETSSIKELIDYIAPPEPIKVWIYPKIPAKRYKLHYLTGSIKLKKDGSIEFDPQKLKAFATAYNANIHFNSNVPPVSTKQIDITLKNNTLSFKLYDPIYEGKKLNGSYVQIRNLTNSKAELDAHIVVNDKIDNSIKTILSAYDIHLPFVQTEGLTDATVDFTVKLVTGEVIKYEGDYKSKQATLLFDDTIKLPVKNLHVISKDSKIIIKPCKISFIPHIDATINGSIDLYNKKGEFISQIKRLQYSYNSIPLIKIIDQKLPIKMNFNDRVTFEAPELNLIFSYKSGGSIKVVSKDIKPIVPYLKGPLLPIKGGKIEIVYSLQKLEADGFINYSNNFLTYNNQPIEKFSFQVKRDKLQTTAALNSNIFITLQKNRTFINTIGVDIYIDNLLKTIEPYTQKVSNKTKTTKQIFHIKGKNSILYYKNIELPCSSYSAILKTNPLNIKFISQHNDGEIRGIIEKSYINITGKQIPDYVIRKITTLDYIYGGLFDFNAIGDINNFKGTILVHNSLWAKNAFYNNVLAMLNTIPAVLTLKNPGFSNKGFKIKEGAIQYHYQDNILYFDNILMNGDSAQITGRGKINFKSETILMLMQIHFLENLTNILNKIPIAGYLIFGDDGTMAVTLNINGYLENPKVTTETVKDVVQVPLNILERTLKLPFKLFE